A DNA window from Vigna unguiculata cultivar IT97K-499-35 chromosome 10, ASM411807v1, whole genome shotgun sequence contains the following coding sequences:
- the LOC114165672 gene encoding auxin-responsive protein SAUR24-like, whose product MKLSRSFSICAPKIIKKIPNHIKKSSFSRSLSCHIQHHSKKPLLGSGETSDGAAARNAKVPKGFIAVYVGPDFRRFIIPVRFLAMPDFTALMESVAEEYGCDHHGAIHIPCDEDYFEQILTSCSHRKRALLPPKKLSDIPIISSH is encoded by the coding sequence ATGAAACTCTCAAGAAGCTTTTCGATATGCGCCCCAAAAATCATTAAGAAAATCCCAAACCATATCAAAAAATCATCCTTCTCCAGATCCTTAAGCTGTCATATTCAGCATCATTCCAAGAAGCCATTGCTAGGTTCCGGAGAGACCTCCGACGGCGCCGCCGCAAGGAACGCCAAGGTTCCCAAAGGCTTCATCGCCGTCTACGTGGGCCCCGACTTCCGACGCTTCATCATTCCGGTACGGTTCTTGGCCATGCCTGACTTCACCGCCTTGATGGAATCCGTCGCCGAAGAATATGGCTGCGATCATCACGGCGCCATTCACATCCCCTGCGACGAAGACTATTTTGAGCAAATTTTGACCTCCTGTTCCCACCGAAAACGGGCCCTCCTTCCTCCTAAGAAACTTTCCGACATCCCAATCATAAGTAGCCATTGA
- the LOC114166707 gene encoding pyrophosphate-energized membrane proton pump 2 isoform X1, whose product MMENDMESGTLGLGAYQDKPRVFPNMRTKPYTPLIFRILLSINVRVLFVILLLGLGAIFYVGASTSPIIVFVISVCILSFLVAIYLTKWVLAKDEGPPEMVQIADAIRDGAEGFFKTQYGSISKMAMLLAVVILCIYLFRSTTPQQESSGLGRSTSAYITVAAFLLGALCSGIAGYVGMWVSVRANVRVSSAARRSAREALQVATRAGGLSAIIVVGMAVIGIAVLYATFYVWLGVDTPGSMKVTDLPLLLVGYGFGASFVALFAQLGGGIYTKAADVGADLVGKVEQGIPEDDPRNPAVIADLVGDNVGDCAARGADLFESIAAEIISAMILGGSMAQRCKIADPSGFILFPLVVHSFDLVVSSVGIFSIRGTRETGVMAPMEDPMTILQKGYSYTIVLAVLAFGLSTRWLLYTDQAPSAWFNFALCGLIGIITAYIFVWIAKYYTDYKHEPVRILALSSSTGHGTNIIAGVSLGLESTALPVLVISVSIISAFWLGRTSGLVDESGTPTGGLFGTAVATMGMLSTAAYILTMDMFGPIADNAGGIVEMSQQPESVREITDVLDAVGNTTKATTKGFAIGSAALASFLLFSAYMDEVSAFAHEPFKQVDIAIPEVFVGGLLGSMLIFVFSAWACSAVGRTAQEVVNEVRRQFIERPGIMDYKEKPDYGRCVAIVASASLREMIKPGALAIISPIVVGFVFRILGYYTGQPLLGAKVVAALLMFATVSGILMALFLNTAGGAWDNAKKYIETGALGGKGSEAHKAAVTGDTVGDPFKDTAGPSIHVLIKMLATITLVMAPIFL is encoded by the exons ATGATGGAAAATGACATGGAGAGCGGTACTTTGGGTTTGGGGGCTTACCAGGACAAGCCCAGAGTTTTTCCCAACATGCGCACTAAACCTTACACCCCTCTG ATATTTCGGATTCTGCTCAGTATAAATGTTCGTGTCCTGTTCGTTATTTTGCTCCTTGGGCTGGGTGCTATCTTTTACGTGGGAGCCAGTACCTCTCCAATTATTGTGTTTGTCATCTCTGTTTGCATTCTCAGCTTCCTTGTTGCCATTTATCTTACAAAGTGGGTGCTCGCAAAAGATGAGGGACCTCCTGAAATGGTTCAG ATAGCAGATGCTATACGAGATGGAGCTGAAGGATTTTTCAAGACCCAGTATGGTAGTATATCCAAGATGGCCATGTTGCTTGCTGTTGTTATTCTTTGCATATATTTGTTTCGCAGTACAACTCCTCAACAGGAATCTTCTGGCCTGGGAAG GTCAACTTCTGCATACATCACTGTAGCTGCTTTCCTTTTAGGTGCCCTTTGTTCGGGTATTGCTGGATATGTAGGGATGTGGGTGTCAGTTCGTGCCAATGTGAGAGTTTCTAGTGCTGCGAGACGGTCTGCAAGAGAAGCATTGCAG GTAGCTACTCGTGCAGGTGGTTTATCTGCCATCATTGTTGTTGGTATGGCTGTAATTGGTATAGCAGTCCTTTATGCCACATTTTATGTTTGGTTGGGAGTGGACACACCTGGTTCAATGAAGGTTACTGATT TACCTCTTCTTCTAGTTGGATATGGATTTGGTGCCTCCTTTGTTGCTCTATTTGCTCAGTTGGGTGGTGGAATATACACCAAAGCAGCTGATGTTGGAGCAGACCTTGTTGGAAAAGTAGAACAGGGAATACCTGAAGATGATCCTAGGAATCCTGCTGTTATTGCTGATCTG GTTGGTGACAATGTGGGAGATTGTGCTGCTCGAGGTGCTGATCTCTTTGAAAGTATTGCAGCTGAAATAATCAGTGCCATGATACTTGGTGGATCAATGGCACAGCGTTGTAAAATTGCAG ATCCATCGGGCTTCATCTTGTTTCCTCTTGTTGTTCACTCCTTCGATTTGGTGGTATCGTCAGTTGGAATATTTTCTATTCGGGGAACACGTGAAACTGGAGTAATGGCTCCAATGGAGGATCCGATGACAATTCTTCAAAAAGGATATTCTTATACGATAGTCTTAGCTGTTTTGGCATTTGGTTTG TCTACCCGCTGGTTACTTTACACTGATCAAGCACCTTCAGCATGGTTCAATTTTGCCTTGTGTGGGTTGATTGGTATTATCACTGCATACATTTTTGTCTGGATTGCCAAGTATTATACTGATTACAAGCATGAGCCTGTGCGCATATTAGCGCTTTCCAGTTCCACTGGTCATGGGACTAATATAATTGCTGGAGTCAGTTTGGGTCTGGAATCTACTGCTCTTCCTGTCCTTGTCATCAGTGTGTCAATTATCTCAGCTTTCTGGCTGGGTCGCACCTCTGGACTAGTAGACGAATCAGGAACCCCAACTGGTGGGTTGTTTGGCACTGCTGTGGCAACGATGGGAATGCTAAGCACTGCTGCCTATATTCTTACTATGGATATGTTTGGCCCAATAGCTGATAATGCAGGAGGAATTGTGGAGATGAGTCAGCAG CCTGAAAGTGTCCGAGAGATAACGGATGTCCTTGATGCAGTAGGAAACACGACCAAAGCTACCACCAAAGGCTTTGCTATTGGTTCTGCTGCTCTTGCATCTTTCCTTTTGTTTAGTGCTTATATGGACGAGGTTTCCGCTTTTGCTCATGAACCTTTTAAACAG GTTGATATTGCAATTCCCGAAGTTTTCGTTGGTGGTTTGCTAGGTTCCATGCTTATATTTGTCTTTAGTGCTTGGGCCTGTTCTGCTGTCGGCAGAACTGCACAAGAGGTTGTTAATGAAGTGAGAAGGCAGTTCATTGAGAGGCCTGGTATAATG GATTACAAGGAAAAACCAGATTATGGTCGCTGTGTTGCTATTGTAGCATCTGCATCATTAAGAGAGATGATAAAACCTGGTGCATTGGCAATCATTTCACCTATTGTAGTCG GTTTTGTATTCCGAATTTTGGGCTACTATACAGGACAACCTTTACTCGGGGCTAAAGTGGTGGCTGCTTTGCTCATGTTTGCAACAGTGTCTGGTATTCTTATGGCTCTTTTTCTGAACACAGCTGGTGGTGCCTGGGATAATGCAAAGAAGTACATTGAGACTGGAGCTCTTGGAGGGAAGGGAAGTGAAGCTCACAAAGCAGCCGTAACCGGAGATAC GGTGGGAGATCCATTCAAAGACACAGCTGGTCCTTCAATCCATGTCCTTATAAAGATGCTCGCAACGATTACGCTAGTAATGGCTCCAATCTTCCTGTGA
- the LOC114166141 gene encoding U-box domain-containing protein 52-like, whose translation MYTLLGGCQSKLRSTTTNWSAASPNKDKLANITSDLFDTFHCYCSRKDIHCLDVVLQDMDVVKGITEYVYYAAIENLVLGAASRHGFIRFKTSTPSSILKGAPDFCSVYVISKGRISSVRSAARRAPHASPLLSQIETLNDEHENEFDIPCRPRLSFNGNRVSPKPITLQSESMNKIQLGRRSGAIGRLSVDMAEQDSDISFVSSDRPSSVRSSSVFYDHADCGRNGRTSTSSDRSWGSTCMRLKFTDPSSPDHLFSDEGSRSSISSLQNMDEVEADVRRLRLELKQTMEMYSTACKEALTAQQKLLELHNSRIEEEKKLEEARESQEAAEAIAEKEKERSKAAKETAELAKRLARLETKKRAEIEVKCLKEAEEMRKVLKNLKQTDKRYRRYTMEEIVKATNEFSESQKIGEGGYGPVYKCYLDHTAVAVKVLRPGSAQGETQFQQEVNILGSIRHPNMVLLVGACPEEGVLIYEYMENGSLEECLFGKKEEMRSWELRFGIAAEIATGLLFLHQTKPEPLVHRDLKPANILLDQNYVSKISDVGLARLLPAAVAENETQCRMTAAAGTFCYIDPEYQQTGMLGVKSDVYSLGIIILQLLTGRPAMGLAHQVQQSIKNETFAQILDPSVPAWPLPQALSLANLALQCAQLSRKDRPDLATFLLPQLQMLRDFAHHHHRHQQPPQDQDVLSERTSQHSGSPSSPSSPTTDQPIQDGTT comes from the exons ATGTATACATTGTTAGGAGGCTGCCAAAGCAAACTACGCAGCACCACCACCAACTGGTCAGCTGCATCTCCCAATAAAGACAAACTTGCCAACATTACAAGCGACCTATTTGACACCTTTCATTGTTATTGTTCACGCAAAgat ATACATTGTCTTGATGTTGTTCTCCAAGACATGGATGTGGTGAAAGGAATAACTGAATATGTCTATTATGCTGCAATTGAGAACTTGGTGCTTGGTGCAGCCTCCAGACATGGCTTTATTAG ATTCAAGACAAGTACACCAAGCAGCATATTAAAGGGAGCCCCAGATTTCTGTAGTGTGTATGTCATTTCTAAGGGGAGAATATCTTCAGTTAGGAGTGCTGCTCGAAGGGCCCCACATGCCTCCCCATTGCTGAGCCAAATAGAGACTCTAAACGATGAGcatgaaaatgaatttgataTACCCTGTAGACCACGGTTGAGCTTCAACG GCAACAGGGTATCACCCAAACCGATCACCTTGCAAAGTGAATCCATGAA CAAGATACAACTTGGCAGAAGATCAGGGGCAATTGGAAGGTTATCCGTGGATATGGCCGAACAAGACTCTGACATATCATTTGTAAGCTCTGACAGGCCCAGCAGTGTGCGTTCATCCTCTGTTTTCTATGACCATGCCGATTGTGGCAGAAATGGCCGAACTTCAACCAGTTCAGATCGTAGCTGGGGGTCAACATGCATGAGACTCAAGTTCACCGATCCCAGTTCACCGGACCATTTATTTTCAGACGAAGGTAGCCGCTCATCAATTTCTAGTTTGCAAAACATG GACGAGGTTGAAGCTGATGTGAGGAGGTTGAGGCTGGAGTTAAAGCAGACAATGGAAATGTACAGTACTGCATGCAAAGAGGCCCTAACAGCGCAGCAGAAG TTACTGGAACTGCACAACTCGAGAattgaggaagaaaagaaactagaggaGGCACGGGAATCCCAGGAAGCAGCAGAGGCGATTgcagagaaagagaaagaaagaagcaaAGCAGCAAAAGAAACAGCAGAATTGGCAAAGAGACTTGCAAGGCTGGAAACAAAGAAAAGAGCAGAAATAGAAGTGAAATGTCTGAAAGAAGCAGAGGAAATGAGGAAAGtgttaaaaaatctaaaacagaCAGATAAAAGATACAGGAGATACACAATGGAGGAGATTGTAAAGGCAACGAACGAGTTTTCAGAATCCCAGAAAATAGGTGAAGGGGGTTATGGCCCCGTGTACAAGTGTTACCTCGATCACACAGCAGTGGCGGTGAAGGTTCTGCGCCCAGGATCAGCACAGGGAGAGACACAATTTCAGCAAGAG GTGAACATACTAGGGTCCATAAGACATCCGAACATGGTGCTTCTGGTAGGAGCGTGTCCGGAAGAGGGAGTGCTGATATACGAGTACATGGAGAATGGAAGCTTGGAAGAGTGTCTGTTCGGGAAGAAGGAGGAGATGAGGAGTTGGGAGCTGAGGTTTGGAATAGCGGCGGAGATAGCGACGGGGCTACTGTTCCTGCATCAGACAAAGCCAGAACCGCTGGTGCACCGAGACCTGAAGCCCGCGAATATATTGCTGGACCAGAACTACGTGAGCAAgataagcgatgtgggactggCGAGGCTTCTGCCTGCTGCAGTGGCGGAGAACGAGACGCAGTGCCGCATGACTGCCGCAGCAGGAACCTTCTGCTACATCGATCCCGAGTACCAGCAGACCGGAATGCTGGGTGTTAAGTCGGATGTGTATTCTCTCGGAATCATTATTCTTCAGCTATTGACGGGAAGGCCCGCCATGGGCCTGGCCCACCAGGTCCAACAATCCATCAAGAACGAGACCTTTGCCCAGATTCTGGACCCATCCGTCCCAGCCTGGCCCCTCCCACAGGCCCTCTCCCTTGCCAACTTGGCACTCCAGTGCGCGCAACTCAGCCGGAAGGACCGCCCTGACCTTGCCACATTCCTCCTCCCTCAGCTCCAAATGCTGAGAGACTTtgcccaccaccaccaccgccatCAACAACCTCCCCAGGATCAGGACGTCCTCAGCGAACGCACTTCTCAACACTCCGGAAGCCCATCCAGCCCGTCAAGCCCAACCACAGACCAACCCATACAAG ATGGTACCACCTAG
- the LOC114165854 gene encoding uncharacterized protein LOC114165854 produces MSLRSSGLFWFQIKCSDSKQGGRGFGENSNRIKTNKSDIGFVSQQSVKGPAPKQSRSLSSQAPRLSSQLDGKSRNDFLDVDFEERLKTVRRSALEQKKTEEQKEFGAIDYDAPVSSDEKTIGLPTKIGVGVAVVLFGLVFAFGDFLPSGSVSPADDSAVVSSKLSEEEKATLQSRLKEFEATLSISPRDPTALEGAAVTLAELGEYAKAASLLDDLTKVKPNDPDVFRLLGEVKYGLKDYEGSVVAYKSSAKVSKDIQLEVLRGLTNSLLAAKKPEEAVQLLLTYRKDLSSENLSKNSNSNPSDSQKLDPVQVELLLGKAYSDWGHVSDAVAVYDQLISTYPNDFRGYLAKGIILKENKNIGDAERMFIQARFFAPEKAKALVDRYSR; encoded by the exons ATGTCTCTCAGAAGCAGCGGTTTGTTTTGGTTTCAAATAAAGTGCTCCGATTCCAAGCAAGGTGGTCGTGGTTTTGGAGAAAACTCTAACAGGATTAAG ACCAACAAATCTGACATAGGTTTCGTGTCGCAGCAAAG TGTCAAGGGACCAGCACCTAAACAGTCTCGCTCTCTGTCTTCTC AGGCACCCCGTTTAAGTTCACAACTTGACGGCAAATCTAGGAACGATTTTTTGGATGTTGACTTTGAGGAACGCCTAAAAACAGTTAGAAG GTCAGCACTTGAGCAGAAGAAGACAGAGGAGCAAAAGGAATTTGGAGCAATTGACTATGATGCACCAGTTTCTTCGGACGAAAAGACAATTGGCCTTCCCACTAAG ATTGGAGTGGGGGTAGCTGTTGTACTCTTCGGTCTGGTTTTTGCTTTTGGAGATTTTCTTCCATCGGGAAG TGTTAGTCCTGCTGATGACAGTGCTGTGGTCAGTAGTAAGTTGTCCGAGGAGGAGAAAGCTACTCTCCAG AGTAGGCTCAAGGAATTTGAAGCAACATTAAGTATTTCCCCGAGAGATCCAACTGCTCTTGAA GGAGCTGCAGTAACTTTGGCTGAACTAGGGGAATATGCAAAAGCTGCTTCTCTACTTGATGATTTGACGAAG GTAAAACCAAATGATCCTGATGTTTTTCGTTTGCTTGGAGAAGTTAAGTACGGACTCAAAGATTATGAAGGGAGTGTTGTTGCATATAAAAGTTCAGCAAAG GTGTCCAAAGATATCCAACTTGAAGTTCTCCGTGGCCTTACCAATTCATTACTTGCTGCCAAAAAGCCAGAGGAG GCTGTTCAATTACTTTTGACTTATCGTAAGGATTTGAGTTCCGAAAACTTGAGCAAAAATTCTAATAGCAACCCATCAGACTCACAGAAGCTGGATCCTGTCCAA GTTGAATTACTTCTAGGGAAAGCCTACTCAGATTGGGGCCATGTCAGTGATGCTGTAGCTGTTTATGATCAACTCATATCTACTTACCCTAATGATTTTCGTGGATACTTAGCTAAG gGAATCAtcctaaaagaaaacaaaaatattggtGATGCTGAGAGAATGTTCATACAA GCTAGGTTCTTTGCACCAGAAAAAGCCAAAGCACTTGTGGACCGTTATTcaagataa
- the LOC114166707 gene encoding pyrophosphate-energized membrane proton pump 2 isoform X2: protein MAMLLAVVILCIYLFRSTTPQQESSGLGRSTSAYITVAAFLLGALCSGIAGYVGMWVSVRANVRVSSAARRSAREALQVATRAGGLSAIIVVGMAVIGIAVLYATFYVWLGVDTPGSMKVTDLPLLLVGYGFGASFVALFAQLGGGIYTKAADVGADLVGKVEQGIPEDDPRNPAVIADLVGDNVGDCAARGADLFESIAAEIISAMILGGSMAQRCKIADPSGFILFPLVVHSFDLVVSSVGIFSIRGTRETGVMAPMEDPMTILQKGYSYTIVLAVLAFGLSTRWLLYTDQAPSAWFNFALCGLIGIITAYIFVWIAKYYTDYKHEPVRILALSSSTGHGTNIIAGVSLGLESTALPVLVISVSIISAFWLGRTSGLVDESGTPTGGLFGTAVATMGMLSTAAYILTMDMFGPIADNAGGIVEMSQQPESVREITDVLDAVGNTTKATTKGFAIGSAALASFLLFSAYMDEVSAFAHEPFKQVDIAIPEVFVGGLLGSMLIFVFSAWACSAVGRTAQEVVNEVRRQFIERPGIMDYKEKPDYGRCVAIVASASLREMIKPGALAIISPIVVGFVFRILGYYTGQPLLGAKVVAALLMFATVSGILMALFLNTAGGAWDNAKKYIETGALGGKGSEAHKAAVTGDTVGDPFKDTAGPSIHVLIKMLATITLVMAPIFL, encoded by the exons ATGGCCATGTTGCTTGCTGTTGTTATTCTTTGCATATATTTGTTTCGCAGTACAACTCCTCAACAGGAATCTTCTGGCCTGGGAAG GTCAACTTCTGCATACATCACTGTAGCTGCTTTCCTTTTAGGTGCCCTTTGTTCGGGTATTGCTGGATATGTAGGGATGTGGGTGTCAGTTCGTGCCAATGTGAGAGTTTCTAGTGCTGCGAGACGGTCTGCAAGAGAAGCATTGCAG GTAGCTACTCGTGCAGGTGGTTTATCTGCCATCATTGTTGTTGGTATGGCTGTAATTGGTATAGCAGTCCTTTATGCCACATTTTATGTTTGGTTGGGAGTGGACACACCTGGTTCAATGAAGGTTACTGATT TACCTCTTCTTCTAGTTGGATATGGATTTGGTGCCTCCTTTGTTGCTCTATTTGCTCAGTTGGGTGGTGGAATATACACCAAAGCAGCTGATGTTGGAGCAGACCTTGTTGGAAAAGTAGAACAGGGAATACCTGAAGATGATCCTAGGAATCCTGCTGTTATTGCTGATCTG GTTGGTGACAATGTGGGAGATTGTGCTGCTCGAGGTGCTGATCTCTTTGAAAGTATTGCAGCTGAAATAATCAGTGCCATGATACTTGGTGGATCAATGGCACAGCGTTGTAAAATTGCAG ATCCATCGGGCTTCATCTTGTTTCCTCTTGTTGTTCACTCCTTCGATTTGGTGGTATCGTCAGTTGGAATATTTTCTATTCGGGGAACACGTGAAACTGGAGTAATGGCTCCAATGGAGGATCCGATGACAATTCTTCAAAAAGGATATTCTTATACGATAGTCTTAGCTGTTTTGGCATTTGGTTTG TCTACCCGCTGGTTACTTTACACTGATCAAGCACCTTCAGCATGGTTCAATTTTGCCTTGTGTGGGTTGATTGGTATTATCACTGCATACATTTTTGTCTGGATTGCCAAGTATTATACTGATTACAAGCATGAGCCTGTGCGCATATTAGCGCTTTCCAGTTCCACTGGTCATGGGACTAATATAATTGCTGGAGTCAGTTTGGGTCTGGAATCTACTGCTCTTCCTGTCCTTGTCATCAGTGTGTCAATTATCTCAGCTTTCTGGCTGGGTCGCACCTCTGGACTAGTAGACGAATCAGGAACCCCAACTGGTGGGTTGTTTGGCACTGCTGTGGCAACGATGGGAATGCTAAGCACTGCTGCCTATATTCTTACTATGGATATGTTTGGCCCAATAGCTGATAATGCAGGAGGAATTGTGGAGATGAGTCAGCAG CCTGAAAGTGTCCGAGAGATAACGGATGTCCTTGATGCAGTAGGAAACACGACCAAAGCTACCACCAAAGGCTTTGCTATTGGTTCTGCTGCTCTTGCATCTTTCCTTTTGTTTAGTGCTTATATGGACGAGGTTTCCGCTTTTGCTCATGAACCTTTTAAACAG GTTGATATTGCAATTCCCGAAGTTTTCGTTGGTGGTTTGCTAGGTTCCATGCTTATATTTGTCTTTAGTGCTTGGGCCTGTTCTGCTGTCGGCAGAACTGCACAAGAGGTTGTTAATGAAGTGAGAAGGCAGTTCATTGAGAGGCCTGGTATAATG GATTACAAGGAAAAACCAGATTATGGTCGCTGTGTTGCTATTGTAGCATCTGCATCATTAAGAGAGATGATAAAACCTGGTGCATTGGCAATCATTTCACCTATTGTAGTCG GTTTTGTATTCCGAATTTTGGGCTACTATACAGGACAACCTTTACTCGGGGCTAAAGTGGTGGCTGCTTTGCTCATGTTTGCAACAGTGTCTGGTATTCTTATGGCTCTTTTTCTGAACACAGCTGGTGGTGCCTGGGATAATGCAAAGAAGTACATTGAGACTGGAGCTCTTGGAGGGAAGGGAAGTGAAGCTCACAAAGCAGCCGTAACCGGAGATAC GGTGGGAGATCCATTCAAAGACACAGCTGGTCCTTCAATCCATGTCCTTATAAAGATGCTCGCAACGATTACGCTAGTAATGGCTCCAATCTTCCTGTGA